One stretch of Mus pahari chromosome 5, PAHARI_EIJ_v1.1, whole genome shotgun sequence DNA includes these proteins:
- the Rnf149 gene encoding E3 ubiquitin-protein ligase RNF149: MAARRRPAAAVGARDALAVLALALCAPGVGGGALEWYSAMVTIEYVDPQSNLTVWSVSESGRFGDSSLREERQGLVGVPRAPADPEGCAPDTRFEAPGALGHAPWVALVARGGCTFKEKVLAAARRNASAVVVYNLERYGNATEPMSHAGTGNIVVIMISYPKGREIFDLVQKGIPVKMSIEIGTRHMQEFISGQSVVFVAIAFITMMIISLAWLIFYYIQRFLYTGSQFGSQNHRKETKKVIGQLPLHTVKHGEKGIDVDAENCAVCIENFKVKDVIRILPCKHIFHRICIDPWLLDHRTCPMCKLDVIKALGYWGDPEDTQELPIPEAAPGRVSVGNLSVTSQDEERSESNLPSSSSSESGPHRPCLKEDAGEDTALLGAGRSDPQHGGSMC, translated from the exons ATGGCGGCGCGGCGGCGGCCCGCGGCTGCCGTGGGGGCTCGGGACGCGCTCGCGGTGCTGGCGCTGGCCTTGTGTGCTCCCGGGGTGGGCGGCGGGGCGCTCGAGTGGTACTCGGCCATGGTGACCATCGAGTACGTGGACCCGCAGTCGAACCTGACGGTGTGGAGCGTGTCGGAGAGCGGCCGCTTCGGGGACAGCTCGCTCCgggaggagaggcagggcctGGTGGGTGTCCCGCGCGCGCCCGCGGACCCCGAGGGCTGCGCGCCCGACACGCGCTTCGAGGCGCCCGGCGCCCTGGGCCACGCGCCCTGGGTGGCGCTGGTGGCGCGAGGCGGCTGCACCTTCAAGGAGAAGGTGCTGGCGGCGGCGCGGAGGAACGCCTCGGCCGTGGTGGTCTACAACCTGGAGCGCTACGGGAACGCCACCGAGCCCATGTCGCACGCGG GAACAGGAAACATAGTCGTCATTATGATTAGCTACCCAAAAGGACGAGAAATTTTTGATCTGGTGCAAAAAGGAATTCCAGTAAAAATGAGCATAGAGATTGGTACTCGTCATATGCAGGAGTTCATCAGCGGTCAGTCTGTGGTGTTTGTGGCCATTGCCTTCATCACGATGATGATTATCTCATTAGCATGGCtaatattctattatatacaGCGTTTTCTATATactggctcacagtttggaaGTCAG AATCATAGAAAGGAAACTAAGAAGGTTATTGGCCAGCTCCCGCTACACACTGTGAAGCATGGAGAGAAG ggAATTGATGTTGATGCTGAGAATTGTGCAGTGTGTATTGAAAACTTTAAAGTCAAAGATGTTATCAGAATCCTGCCATGCAA gCATATTTTTCATAGAATATGCATTGACCCATGGCTTTTGGATCACCGAACGTGTCCAATGTGTAAACTTGATGTCATCAAAGCCCTGGGATATTGG ggGGACCCTGAGGATACTCAGGAGCTACCCATCCCAGAAGCTGCCCCAGGAAGGGTTTCTGTTGGGAATCTGAGTGTGACATCCCAAGATGAGGAGAGGAGTGAAAGCAACCTTCCATCATCTTCCTCAAGCGAGTCTGGGCCACACCGCCCCTGTCTTAAAGAAGATGCAGGGGAGGACACAGCATTACTAG GAGCCGGCAGGAGTGACCCTCAGCATGGAGGATCCATGTGCTAG